The DNA window CTGTCCAGGCGGAGCTGCCGATCCTGTTCGTCCACGGCAACGGCGACAGCGCGGCGCTCTGGGAGACCGACATCTGGCGCTTCGAGAGCAACGGCTATGACCCGGCGCTCCTGAGTGCCATCGACTTCCCGCACCCGACGGCCAGGGCGGCTGAAGACGTGCCGGAGCCCAATCGCAGCAGCGTGGCGGACGAGCGCACGGCGCTCGCGGCGGCAGTCGACCGGGTGCTGGCGGAAACCGGCCGCTCGAAGCTCGTGCTCGTCGGCTCGTCGCGCGGCGGCTATCCGATCCGCGACTATATCCGCCATGATCGCGGCCGCGCGACCGTGGCGCTCGCGATCCTGGGCGGCACGCCCAACCACGGCGTCTTCGCCCTGCCGTTCTACAAGCGGTCCAACGAATTCAACGGCGACGGCCCGTTTCTGGAAGGGCTCAACCAACCGGCCGAGACCGATCCGGGCGTGCATTTCATGACGTTGCGCAGCGACCGTAACGACAAGTTCGCGCAGCCGACCGGCCGCTACATCGGCTTTCCCTATGTGCCGACCTTCATCGGCCACGATGGGCCGGCGCTGGCCGGGGCGGACAATATTGTGCTGCCGGGCCTCGATCATCGCGAGGTCGCCTTCCATCGTCTGGCGTTCCGCGAAATCTATTGCGTCGTCGCCGGGCACGAACCCACGACGCTCGATCCCGTGCCGATCGACCATCCGGTGCTCGACGGCATGGTGAGCGGCTTCGAGAACGGCGCACCGACGAACCTGCCGCTTGGCGAGGCCACGGTCACGGTCTACGCCGTCGATCCCAAAACTGGCCTTCGCCTCGGCGCGCCCGTCTGGCAGCAGACGACCGGCGCCGACGGACATTGGGGCCCGTTCACCGCCGACGGCACGGTCTATTACGAGTTCGTCGTAACGGCGCCCGGCTATCCGACGACCCATATCTTCCGCACGCCGTTCCCGCGCTCGTTCCGCTATCTGGACCTGCGCCTCGCCCCGGTCGATCCGGCCTATGCCAAGGCCGGCGCCATCGTGACGCTCACCCGCCCGCGCGGCTATCTGGCACATGGCCGCGACCGGTTCACGATCGACGGCACGGAGCCGCCGGGGGTGGAAAGCGGCGTGCCGGCGGTCGACAGCGTGACGCGCGCCTTCGAAGCCGGGCCGGCGCGCTCGGTGCCGGTCACCTTGAACGGCGAGCACCTGACGGTGCGCACCTTCCCGCTTGGCGAGGGCCATGTCGTGTTCGCCGAATTCCACTATTGAGAGGGTGGGGCGGAAGCCCGATTGGCAACGGCTGGGTTCGACCCATACTTGCCCAGGCAAGCCCCCGTCCGCCTTTTTAGAAGCGGCCAAAGCTATGACGATCGAGGACACCGATAAAATCGATTTTGTGACCATCAGCGATGGTGGTGAAGCCCTGCTGACGATCAGCGATCATCTCTCCTGGGACGATCAGAGCAGACACCTGCTGTTATTGCAGGAAAAGCTCAACGCCTATCTTCGGTTCACAGAAAGTGGTGAACTTGGGCGGAAATTTCCTGAGACAATCGAGTGTCCGATAGTTTTCAATATAGTAGCAAAGTTTGAGCCTTCCGACGTCGCTAATGCGTTTCTCGCCAAGGCGAAAGAAGCGATAGATGCTGCCGGGTTCGATTTACGATTGACCGTCAGGCGATCCCATTGAATTGACGCAACGTCCGCTTTGGCTTGGCTGTTGCCACAACCGGACTGACCGGAATCCACCCATCCCAGTCCCCGCTGATTACGTCTCCAACCAGCCGGCTCCTACTCCGGCTGGTCTGGCCAGCGGACCTGCTTCAGGCACCAGAGCATGGCCTGCTGTTTGGTGATGCGGCCGGCATGATCCATGTCGAGCCGGGCGAAGCGCCGTGCCGACTGGTCCATGAAGTCCTTCTTGGTCACCTGGAAGCGCAGGCTCGTGTCGGCCGACATCACGAGGTCCGGCTCGGCGCGCAGGTCGGAGCCGCCCTGAACGAGGTCGCTCAGCGATCTCGCCTTCTTGCCGCCGCCGAAGATGTCGGCGTCGGCGACTTGCACCGGGCGCGCCTCGCTGCCGTCGCCGCCGCCGGTCCGGTTGCTGAGAGGCTTCAACGGCTGGTGCCCCTGGAAGCCCGCGCGATATTGCGCGAGCGTGCCGGGCGTGATGATGCCGTCGTGGTTCAGGTCCATGCGGCTGAACTGTGCCTCGGCATCCGCCATGAACTCGGCGCGGTCGATGACGCCGTCGTGCTTCGTATCGATCCGGTCGAACCAGGTGGCCAGGATCGGCGGGCAGCCGGGCGAATCGAAGCCCTGCAGCGGCGGCGTCGGCAGCGGTTCGCCGTTGGGCGTGGTGACGGCGATGGTATAGGGCTGGTGCGCCGCGTCGCCATTGCAGGCGGCGAGGCCCAGGACGAGGGCGAGAGCCACGATCGGGCGACGGAAGCGGTGGGCGGGGATCATCGGGCGGGTCTCTCAACGTATCTCATGTCATTCAGCCGCGATTATTCAGCCGCTCGGGCTGCCGGCAGCAGGCGCGCCTGTGCCGCGGCATATTCCTGCTTCAGCCGGTCGACGAGCTGGCCGGCGCCGATCACGGACTTGACGGCCCCGATGCCCTGGCCCGAGCCCCAGATGTCGCGCCAGGCCTTGGATTTGGCGCTGCCGCCGCTGAAGTTCATCTTGGTCGGGTCGGACACTGGCAGGTTGTCCGGGTCGAGGCCGGCCTGGACGATCGAGGCCTTGAGATAGTTGCCGTGCACGCCGGTGAACAGGTTCGTATAGACGATATCGTCGGCCCGGCCGTCGACGATCGCCTGCTTGTAGGCCCCGGGCGCGTTCGCCTCGGCAGTCGCGATGAAGGCGGAGCCGACATAGGCAAGGTCGGCACCCATCGCCTGGGCCGCCAGCACCGCGCCGCCGTTGGCGATGGCGCCCGACAGCACGAGGGGGCCTCCGAACCATTCGCGGATTTCCTGGATGAGCGCGAAGGGCGAGAGCGTGCCGGCGTGCCCGCCGGCGCCCGACGCGACCGCGATCAGGCCGTCGGCCCCCTTCTCGATCGCCTTGCGGGCGAATTTGTCGTTGATGACATCGTGCAGCACGATGCCGCCATAGGAATGGACCGCCTGGTTCACGTCTTCGCGGGCACCCAGCGACGTGATGACGATCGGCACCTTGTACTTGACGCAGAGTTCGAGGTCGTGCTCGAGCCGGTCGTTCGACTTGTGGACGATCTGGTTGACCGCGAACGGTGCCGCCGGCCGGTCCGGATGTGCCGCGTCGTGCGCCGCGAGCTCGCGCGTGATGCGCTCGAGCCATTCCTCCAGCACCTCGGCCGGCCGCGCGTTCAGCGCCGGGAAGCTGCCGACCACGCCCGCCTTGCACTGGGCGATGACCAGGTCGGGGCAGGAGATGATGAACAGCGGCGACGCGATGACCGGCAGTTGCAGACGATCGCGCAGGATGGCGGGCAGGCTCATGGTGTCTCCTCGGGCTCGGCGCTTCCAGCACCCTTCTTGCCCGGCACCTTGCCGCCGGGCGGAGCCGGGCGCAACCGTCCTGCTGTCACGGGGCCGGTGTAACGGGGCTCTTCCCCCCGGCGGGCGGCTCGCCTAGTATGCGGCCTCCGACGGTTCCCCTCGGGGATCAAAAGGGAACGCGGGCCCGACGTCCTGACGGACGTTCGTAAGCCGCGGCTGCCCCCGCAACTGTAAGCGACGAGCCAGCATCGACGATGCGCCACTGGGCCTCGAAGGCCCGGGAAGGCCGATGCGACGGCGCCGACCCGCGAGCCAGGAGACCTGCCGTCGGAACGCGCCAAAGCGGCAACGACGGGCGGGGTGCACCGGCGGGATGGTCTCGGGACTTGAGCGGGATCGGCCTTTTGCACGCGATGGCGAACGGTGGAGTTCGACGAGCGTGGCCCAACCTTCAAATTCCCTCGGCAAGATACCCGCGACCATCGTCACCGGCTTCCTCGGTGCCGGCAAGACGACGCTCATCCGCCACCTGATCGCCCATGCCGGCGGCCGGCGGCTGGCGCTCATCGTCAACGAGTTCGGCGAGCTCGGCTTCGACGGCGAGCTCCTGAAGGGCTGCGCCAGCGAGACCTGCCGGGCAGAGGACATCGTCGAGCTCGCGAACGGCTGCATCTGCTGCACCGTCGCCGACGATTTCCTGCCGACCATGGAGGCGCTGCTCGCCCGGCCGGACCGGCCCGACCACATCATCATCGAGACCTCGGGCCTGGCGCTGCCGAAGCCGTTGGTCCAGGCGTTCGACTGGCCGTCGGTGCGCACGCGCGTCACGGTCGATGGCGTCGTCGCCGTGATCGATGCGGACGCGACCGCGGCCGGCCGTTTCGCAACCGACCCCGAGCTGCTGGCGGCCCAGCGCGCGGCCGATCCCAATTTCGAGCACGATGCGCCGCTCGAAGAGCTGTTCCACGACCAGCTCGCCTGCGCCGACCTGGTCGTGCTCACCAAGACCGACTTGATCGACGCGGCACGGATCGCCGCGGCCGAGGCTGAGGTCGCACGCTTCACCCGCCCGGGCGTCAAGACCGTGCGCGCCAGCTTCGGCGAGCTGCCGGCTGCGGTGCTCCTGGGCCTGGGCGCGGCCGCGGAGGACGACATCGCCGGCCGCAAGTCGGTCCATGACGATGAGGGCGAACACGACCACGACGATTTCGACAGTTTCTGGCTCGAAATCCCGGCGGCCGCCTCGACCGCGGCGCTGGTCGACCGGCTGAAGGCGGTCGCCGGCCGGCACGACATCCTGCGCATCAAGGGATTCGCGGCGATTGCCGGCAAGCCGATGCGGCTCGTGGTCCAGGGAGTCGGCGAACGGTTCGGCCATTATTTCGACCGTGCCTGGGCCGCGGGCGAGGCGCCGGTCGGCCGCCTGGTCGTGATCGGCCTCAAAGGGCTCGATCAGGCCGCCATCCGCGCAGAACTGGCGGCCTGATGCATCTGCTGAAGGCGACACCGGGACGGGTCGAGGCGGCTGGCGAGGCCGTCCGGCTCGCCCAGTCGCCGGGCGACATCGTCTTCCTGTCGGCGGCGGATACGGAGCTTGCGGCGCTGGCCGTCGCGCGCGCCGCGTGCCCCGACGATTACCCGAGCCTGCGTGTGGCGAGCCTGCTGCAGCTTGGCCATCCGATGACGGTCGATCTCTATCTGGACGAGGTGATTGCGCGCGCCAAGCTGGTCGTCGTGCGCGTGATCGGCGGCATGGGCTACTGGTCCTACGGCGTCGAGCGCATCGCCGCGTCGGGTGTGCCGTGCGCCTTCCTGCCCGGCGACGAACGGCCGGACGACGACCTGATGGCAGCCTCGACCGTCGACCGGGCGGCGGTCGTGCGGCTCTGGCGCTATTGCCTCGAGGGTGGCCCCGCCAACATGCGCGCGCTGCTCGACCAGGCGGCGGCGCTTCTGGGGCATCTGGTCGAGCCGGCGCCGCCGGTGCCGCTGCCGCGCGCCGGCTTCTATCGGCCGGGCGAGGGCGCGGTGCCGCTCGACCGGCTCGATCCGGGCACGCGGCCGGTCGTGCCGGTCGTGTTCTACCGCGCGCTCTTGCAGGCGGGCGACCTGGCACCGGTCGACGCGCTGGTCGAAGCGCTCGAAGCCCACGGCCTTGCGGCCCTGCCGATCCATGTCGCGAGCTTGAAGGACCCGGTCTCGGCGGCAGTCTTGACGCAGACACTCACGCGCCATCCGCCGGACGTAATCCTGAACCTGACCGGCTTCGCCGTCTCGACCCAGGGGGGCGATGGGGCGGACAATCCGTTCGCCGCGGCCGACTGCCCGGTGTTGCAGGTGATCCTGGCCGGCCAGGACGAGGAAACCTGGCGCAGCGGCCAGGCCGGCCTCACGGCGCGCGACCTCGCCATGAACGTGGCGCTGCCCGAGATCGACGGCCGGATCATCACCCGCGCGATCTCGTTCAAGTCGGCCGGCGACGTCGATCCGCTGGTCGACAGCGCGCTCGTCCGGCATCGCCCGGTCGCCGACCGGGTCGCATTCGTCGCGGAGACGGCGGCCCGCTGGGTGCGACTCCGGCGCACAACGGCGGCGGATCGGTGTATCGGCCTCGTCATCGCCTCCTATCCTGGTCAGGACGGCCGCATCGGCTGCGGCGTCGGGCTCGACACGCCGGCGTCGGCGATCGGCATCCTGCGCCGGCTCGCCGACGAGGGCTACGCGACCGGCTCCGGCTTCGACGACGGCGACCGGCTGATGCGGGATTTGGCCGGCGCCGCAGAGCCTTATCCGGTCGCGGATTATGAGCGCTTCTTTGCGACCCTGCCGGCGCCGGTGCGGGCGGCGGTCGAGGCGCGCTGGGGGGCCGCGGCCGAGGACCCGGGCGTCCGCGACGGCGCCTTCCGCCTCAAGATCCTGCGCGCCGGAAATATCGCGGTCTTGGTGCAGCCAAGCCGCGGGCCGGGCTTGGATCCGCGCCAGGCGCACCACGACCTGGCGCTGGTGCCGCCGCACTTCTATCTCGCGACCTATGCCTGGCTCCGGCGCGCGTTCGACGCCCATGCGATCATCCATCTGGGCAAGCACGGCACGCTCGAATGGCTACCGGGCAAGGCGGTCGCTTTGTCCGAGCAATGCCTGCCGGAGGTC is part of the Aliidongia dinghuensis genome and encodes:
- a CDS encoding DUF6572 domain-containing protein, which encodes MTIEDTDKIDFVTISDGGEALLTISDHLSWDDQSRHLLLLQEKLNAYLRFTESGELGRKFPETIECPIVFNIVAKFEPSDVANAFLAKAKEAIDAAGFDLRLTVRRSH
- a CDS encoding EF-hand domain-containing protein, producing the protein MIPAHRFRRPIVALALVLGLAACNGDAAHQPYTIAVTTPNGEPLPTPPLQGFDSPGCPPILATWFDRIDTKHDGVIDRAEFMADAEAQFSRMDLNHDGIITPGTLAQYRAGFQGHQPLKPLSNRTGGGDGSEARPVQVADADIFGGGKKARSLSDLVQGGSDLRAEPDLVMSADTSLRFQVTKKDFMDQSARRFARLDMDHAGRITKQQAMLWCLKQVRWPDQPE
- a CDS encoding NAD(P)H-dependent flavin oxidoreductase, with amino-acid sequence MSLPAILRDRLQLPVIASPLFIISCPDLVIAQCKAGVVGSFPALNARPAEVLEEWLERITRELAAHDAAHPDRPAAPFAVNQIVHKSNDRLEHDLELCVKYKVPIVITSLGAREDVNQAVHSYGGIVLHDVINDKFARKAIEKGADGLIAVASGAGGHAGTLSPFALIQEIREWFGGPLVLSGAIANGGAVLAAQAMGADLAYVGSAFIATAEANAPGAYKQAIVDGRADDIVYTNLFTGVHGNYLKASIVQAGLDPDNLPVSDPTKMNFSGGSAKSKAWRDIWGSGQGIGAVKSVIGAGQLVDRLKQEYAAAQARLLPAARAAE
- the cobW gene encoding cobalamin biosynthesis protein CobW; amino-acid sequence: MAQPSNSLGKIPATIVTGFLGAGKTTLIRHLIAHAGGRRLALIVNEFGELGFDGELLKGCASETCRAEDIVELANGCICCTVADDFLPTMEALLARPDRPDHIIIETSGLALPKPLVQAFDWPSVRTRVTVDGVVAVIDADATAAGRFATDPELLAAQRAADPNFEHDAPLEELFHDQLACADLVVLTKTDLIDAARIAAAEAEVARFTRPGVKTVRASFGELPAAVLLGLGAAAEDDIAGRKSVHDDEGEHDHDDFDSFWLEIPAAASTAALVDRLKAVAGRHDILRIKGFAAIAGKPMRLVVQGVGERFGHYFDRAWAAGEAPVGRLVVIGLKGLDQAAIRAELAA